A stretch of Amycolatopsis balhimycina FH 1894 DNA encodes these proteins:
- a CDS encoding nucleobase:cation symporter-2 family protein: MTKHPVDEGLPAGRLTLLGLQHMSIMYAGSVAVPLIVGSALKLDPATIGLLVNADLLVAGIATLIQAVGIGKVLGIRLPVVAGATFSVVNPMILIASQYGLPAVYGAMLASGVFGLLIAKPFAKMIRFFPPLVSGTLLLVIGVSLVGPGAAMIAGHDSSAPDYAAPSHIALAFGVIALVVFFTRVLRGFANQVGPLLALVIGLVVAVPMGLVHGDGIGDAGWFGLASPFHFGAPTFPIAAVLSMCVVMLVTFTESTADLIAVGEITGRPPTDADLARGLATDGVSAVLGGVMNSFPDTAFAQNVGLVQMTGVRSRWVAAVTGGVLVLMGLVPKIGAFIAAIPEPVIGGVAVVMFAMVAAVGVQNLRKVEFSGNHNTFVVAVALGVGLLPAFVPDFFKHFPTWLQTIGGSPITVTAFLAFSLNLLFNHLGQRREPDLLKAP; encoded by the coding sequence GCCGCTGATCGTCGGCAGCGCGCTGAAGCTGGACCCGGCGACGATCGGGCTGCTGGTCAACGCCGACCTCCTGGTCGCGGGCATCGCGACGCTGATCCAGGCGGTCGGGATCGGGAAGGTCCTCGGCATCCGGCTGCCGGTGGTGGCGGGCGCGACGTTCAGCGTCGTCAACCCGATGATCCTCATCGCGTCGCAGTACGGCCTGCCCGCGGTGTACGGCGCGATGCTCGCGTCCGGCGTCTTCGGGCTGCTGATCGCGAAGCCGTTCGCCAAGATGATCCGCTTCTTCCCGCCGCTGGTCTCCGGGACGCTGCTGCTGGTCATCGGCGTCTCGCTGGTCGGACCCGGCGCGGCGATGATCGCCGGGCACGACTCGAGCGCGCCGGACTACGCGGCGCCGTCGCACATCGCGCTGGCGTTCGGCGTGATCGCGCTGGTCGTGTTCTTCACGCGGGTGCTGCGGGGATTCGCCAACCAGGTCGGGCCGCTGCTGGCACTCGTCATCGGGCTGGTCGTGGCGGTGCCGATGGGCCTGGTGCACGGGGACGGCATCGGCGACGCGGGCTGGTTCGGCCTCGCCTCGCCGTTCCACTTCGGCGCGCCGACGTTCCCGATCGCGGCGGTGCTGTCGATGTGCGTGGTCATGCTGGTGACGTTCACCGAGTCCACGGCCGACCTGATCGCCGTCGGCGAGATCACCGGGCGGCCGCCGACCGACGCCGACCTCGCGCGCGGCCTGGCCACCGACGGCGTCTCGGCCGTCCTCGGCGGCGTGATGAACTCCTTCCCCGACACGGCGTTCGCGCAGAACGTCGGCCTGGTGCAGATGACGGGCGTGCGCAGCCGCTGGGTCGCCGCGGTGACCGGCGGGGTGCTCGTCCTGATGGGCCTGGTGCCGAAGATCGGCGCGTTCATCGCGGCGATCCCGGAGCCGGTGATCGGCGGCGTCGCGGTGGTGATGTTCGCGATGGTCGCCGCGGTCGGCGTGCAGAACCTGCGCAAGGTGGAGTTCTCCGGCAACCACAACACGTTCGTCGTGGCGGTGGCCCTCGGCGTCGGGCTGCTCCCGGCGTTCGTGCCCGACTTCTTCAAGCACTTTCCGACCTGGCTGCAGACGATCGGCGGCAGCCCGATCACGGTGACCGCGTTCCTGGCCTTCTCGCTGAACCTGCTGTTCAACCACCTCGGACAGCGCCGCGAGCCGGACCTGCTCAAAGCGCCGTGA
- a CDS encoding DUF397 domain-containing protein — protein sequence MNQAEALTALRDADGWFKSSASGGQGECVEVNTATTEWVGVRDSKLGAGSPVLAFSRDQWRAALTAL from the coding sequence GTGAACCAAGCTGAAGCCCTGACCGCCCTCCGTGATGCCGACGGTTGGTTCAAGTCCAGCGCCAGCGGAGGCCAGGGCGAGTGCGTCGAGGTGAACACCGCGACGACCGAATGGGTCGGCGTCCGGGACTCCAAGCTCGGCGCCGGCTCGCCTGTCCTGGCCTTCTCCCGTGATCAGTGGCGGGCGGCGCTCACGGCGCTTTGA